A stretch of Pristis pectinata isolate sPriPec2 chromosome 26, sPriPec2.1.pri, whole genome shotgun sequence DNA encodes these proteins:
- the ubxn10 gene encoding UBX domain-containing protein 10, with product MAAAEPTSRPPSGSKSISFDLPVHSIEGPNIMNIPRPKSAKGRSRSSSAYVHSAETCSYPIPVPTTFGDRSSCPSSSPPELYPPARITRVTKDEVPELLHHIPSRPSSSLNRYRVLPSIGRRESSDVGTKTADHKDNQLHLHVDLEEKLKFHEEKKPSVFKSNIATSKAPLLQSPVVFPPDEPSESEPRLRLAVRYPSGQRFERCFRPSDTLQTILSVAEWQCNGNYKNFVVETMDVPRRSFNDLSKTLEECGIQNKSVLCILQGDGD from the coding sequence ATGGCTGCTGCAGAACCAACCAGTAGGCCACCCTCTGGGTCTAAAAGCATTTCCTTTGATCTGCCAGTACACTCCATCGAAGGCCCCAACATCATGAATATTCCAAGGCCTAAATCTGCCAAAGGTCGTAGTCGGTCTAGCTCTGCGTATGTTCACAGTGCAGAGACTTGTTCATATCCCATTCCGGTTCCAACTACTTTTGGCGATCGGAGCAGCTGTCCCTCTTCCTCGCCCCCTGAGTTATATCCACCCGCCAGGATCACTCGAGTGACCAAAGACGAAGTTCCAGAACTTCTCCATCATATTCCATCTCGGCCATCTTCCTCCTTAAACAGGTACAGAGTTCTACCATCCATTGGGAGGAGGGAGTCCAGTGATGTTGGAACCAAGACTGCAGACCACAAAGACAATCAGCTGCACTTGCATGTTGACcttgaagaaaaattaaaattccaTGAGGAAAAGAAGCCATCAGTCTTCAAATCCAACATTGCAACTTCCAAAGCACCCTTGCTTCAAAGTCCAGTAGTCTTTCCACCAGATGAGCCTTCAGAATCCGAGCCGAGATTGCGACTTGCTGTGAGGTACCCATCGGGCCAGAGGTTTGAGCGTTGCTTCAGACCTTCAGACACCCTACAAACTATCCTATCTGTGGCGGAATGGCAGTGTAATGGCAACTATAAGAACTTTGTGGTTGAAACGATGGATGTGCCTAGGAGGAGCTTCAATGACCTGTCGAAGACTCTGGAGGAATGTGGAATTCAGAATAAATCAGTTCTTTGTATCTTACAAGGTGACGGTGATTAG